Below is a genomic region from Numenius arquata chromosome 8, bNumArq3.hap1.1, whole genome shotgun sequence.
GCCACCGTGATTGGATGTCCCCCTCCGACACTCCCATTGGCCACTTGAGAAAGCGGTTGGCGCCCATTGGCTGAGGGGGCGGACTTCAGCGAGCCGTGCGCAGAATAGTAGGGAGGGGCGGGGTGATCTGTGGCTGTGGGGGGGCAGAGCGCGTGGGGCCGTGTGCAAACCGCGTGTGGCGCAGCCAGAAGGGAGCCGGGAGCAAGCGGGTAGAGCCGGAGGCAGCGCGGCCTACTGTCGTCCGGGAGGGCACAGCCGCGGCGGGGCGAGCGACCGCAGGTAACTACTGGGCTGACCTCGGCCTCGGCGGCGGCGAGGGGGGTTGCGGGGGTCGCGGGCGGGGAGCGAAGGCAGAGCGCGGCGGGATGATGGCGCTGGCGCACTCCGGCCTAGTGCGCGGGAAAGTGGTGCCGAGCGGCCCGGCCGGGCTGGCGGACCGTTCCCTGGGCTGGATGTCGGCGGGGATGGTGGCGGGAGGTGGATGGGGAACGCTGAGGTGGGAGCGGGGCGCCGCAGGCCCTGCGAgggcgggcggtggcggcgggtgAGTCAGGCGCTGGCGGGTTCCGGGAGGCGGCGAGGGAGACTGCGCCGCTCGGGGGGAAGGGAGGCCGGGGCGGAGGTAGGTCAGCCTGGTCCGGCCGGGAGCAGCCTTCTGCCGAACCCTCGGTCTGTTGGCTGGGGTCCGGCTGCGGCGACGTGTCCAACCGGCTGGGCTCGCAGCGCGGGGGCGGCGAGGGGGGGCAGTGCTTCAGGTGGCCGGCCCGACggtgcggggagggggagagggcctGCTCCGGCCTCGCCGCGCGGGTCGGGCGGCCCGACTGACTTCCCTGTGGGCGAGCGGCAGCCACGAGTTCAAGAAGATCTCATGAGAGTGGGGAGTCGGGGGGAAGGTGGCCGAAATAAAActgtttgttcttatttttcttcttttctttttttttttttaatttttttctaaccGTGGCCGCGGCGGAGCGGGAGGCCGGCGGAGCGGCGGGCCGGACCCGGCCCCACGTGGCCGCCCACGTGTGAGGCGCGGCCGGGGACCCGGAGGGTTGAGGTGTTGCAACTATTTATCTCCGACCGCAGGCACGGATGGTGGCCGGCTCCAAATCCAAATGTGACCTATAAATGGATAGGAAAAATAGCCTGTGACATCCACAGATCACGGACTAGTGGAGCAGCCTTTTATTTAAGTTCCTGTCAGACCTAGTTCTCAAGTAACCACTGGTACTCATTTGGCGCCCAGAATTGTCATGAGGAATTATTTAACTTAATactaggttttattttcatttcagcgcTTAAATCAGATCCCGTTGCTACACAGTGTTAGGGTTGTCTAGTCCGTGTTTTCTTCCTCAATGCAAATTTGGCTAGAGAAGCAACCCTGCATGTGTCTTCAAAGTGAAGAGGTTCCATGAGTTTGCCAGGGCTATGCAAGAACCTTACCGGTTACAGACTTAAcctaccattatttttttttaaactgacctAGTTAGTGTCTAGGctgaattttatattaaaaagtttaCACGTCATTTACTTCTCTTTAGGTTTAAAACTTTGTGAAGGTAGGAATAAAAAGGGAAGATGGTAGAACGTGCACATTTGGTTAGATAATCTGTGGTCAGTCTTTATTAACTAGTATGGATAGGCAGAAAGCACTACAGtcactttttaaattaacttttctcTCCTATTTTTTGTCAACAAAACTATGCAAGAGTTACTAGTCTGTTAGAAGTCCTGATGGTGTTTTAACCTGGCTTCTGGCCCCTGAGTAGGGATCCAAGTTCTTGAGTTTTAGTTAATGTTCAGCATTCTTGGATCGGCTTTCCTGTGGAATCTATTGAGTGGACCCCGAATAGAGCCTAGGGTTTGGCTTTCCACTTGTGCAGGTTTTCTTGAAGTTTAAATAACGTCTCAGATTTGGGGTATTGTTACCTGGTGGTCAGAATACttcattctgtttctcttctaGTGAGGGAGGAGCATAACTAACTCTTTCCGTAGGATGTTTTCAAGTTACAGATGTGGAAATTCAGCCAGCTGAATACTGAGTAACTTCAGTGACAGTCATGTGTCCTGTGTTCCAGAATTCTCAAAACGTGTTTtttgggaaataaaaattcttgCTAGGTAGAATCTCTCTTTAAATGAGTAATATTTTTGACTTCTCTTTTGAAACTAAATGCTAGCACTTCTGTTAGCAGTTCTTTCTGCTTTCCCATTTTCTTGATCTTGGAGGCAAAGCTGTGCTTCCTGTTACATCGGTGTTACACCATGTTtgggctggctctgggctgcCTTCTCAGATTCAGGTGTGGTGTTCTAGGTTGGTCACCAACAGCCTGGAAGGAGACTGCTGATTTCTCAACATTTGCCTCTGATATAGCTGACTTGCCAAAGAGCTCTTAAGTATGCTGGCTTTAGCAGTGGTTTTTAGCTGGTCTGTCCTTTGAGTCAAGCCCTATTAATACCGAATGGAAGTGATGCTTGTAGATCCTGGTAAGTGTAATGAAGATAATTGCCCGTGTTATATTGGGCTTGTACTATTAACAAGCTGATGAAATCTAAGGAACTGCTTGTATTCAGGAGCATCTTGAGTAATCTTAGGGGTGCAGTTCAACTTCCTTTCTAGTATGAGGAGCTCAAGTTTGTTTGTTAAAGCAAACTTGTTCCTCAGAGGGTATCTAGGCTAAAAGCCATAAAATAAGGAGCATTACAATGTGGCTTAGTGGTAGTTCTTCCCATCATCAGTTCTAGATGGACTGCTAAACCAGACTTGGATATTGCAGAATCTTGTGTGTGAAGACTGGAGATTAATAGCACCTATCCTGTTCTAAAAGTTTTGAATGTGTATTAACTGTAAAGCCACAGAAAGACATGATCTTCCAGAGCTTGATACAAGAAACTTGAAAATTTCTCGTGTCTTCAAAATATCTTGGAAAGAAACTTTAGTGACAAAGTTTGGTGCTAAAGTTGGGCTCAAAAGCTTCAAATCTGACCTAGGAAAGCACTGCAGTGGCACTTCTCACATGGATCTTTGAGCTGTTCTCAGCCCGTGATCTTCAGCAGTAGGGCTATCATACAGAACAAAGTCTAAAAATCATTCTTAATGTTTTGCTGAATAGCTGCAAGGTGATTGATTTAAGCTTCAAGCTACAGTTAGGGAGCTCTGTGGAAGGAGTTAGATAAATAGACTACCTTCTCTCTCAGTAGAAGGGTAAGGTTTGAGACAACTACACTGGTGGTTCTTTGCAAGTTTTGGAATCCAGTCTGTGGGGCAGTGGCTTAGTATATCTTGCAGAACTTGACCTAACTTAGAAATTATAGGTGAGGCCATAGttgtaatttattttccattattgcTTTTCCTGTCctgcagaggtaaaaaaaattagttttgggATGTAaagagccgggggtgggggggggagggggcggggacgggggggaggCGTGGGACAGGGACAAGTTGCTTTGTATAAAACGTTTGAGCTGTGGAAAACACTGATAGATGTGACTGACTGCAGACTTCCCAAGAAGACTTAAACGAGTAGCCTTCTTGCAGAAGCTTACTTAAGGTGGCCTTGATAGATAAAAGGAACTGCTGGAAACTTGCCTGTGATGACAAAATGGAGGAGTATTGACCAATAGAGGAGTATTTGAACTTGGGTGGTTTTTACtgtactccttttttttcctcttggaagtAACTGAAAAATGTATCCAAACTGCTTGGAGGCTATCCATTTAAGGACTGGTCTTCTGAACCAGTCCTTTCTGGATATTGCTCCTTAAAAGAGGTTGTTGGCTTTATCTGAAAACTAAATCCTTACATTGGTTTTTAAAACAGTTAACACCGGTGGGGAATTTTGTCCCGTGTAAGGCTTCTTGGAACGTGGGGCAAGTAAAACTACTGTCAGCTGCATCTGCCTCCAGCTGGTGAGCTTGTATTCGGTTTCACATCCTTTACAGGAAGAATGCAGAAGTTAAACATTAAAATACTGTTGAAGAGAAATTCCAGGCAAACTGTTTGGTGCTTTCATATACTTGAGGTATTTGAAGACGGAGCAGCATGCTTTGTAATCGTACTTCTGTGGCAGCTGTAACCTTGAAGTATCTCTTGAGTTCAGGGTGGAAAGGGGCCTCTAAAGATAAaggtttttaaattaatctctcaGGCTTGAAGGATAGTTGTGCAGAGACTGTTGTTTGACTTTAGATTTCTTACTCAGTTTGAGTAATCTTGCTTTGCTAATTTGCTATATgccagaggaaaagaaacttcTGATTTTTCCTCTTGAAGGAGCAGTTAAAAAGGAAGCAACTTTGACTCGGATGTGAAGCTTGTCTTTTCAGGTCCCTTTGGGGCAGTGAGTAGTGAGCTTTTGTCcatcctgcagctcctggcccGGACTGGCAGATTGACACACCAGATATGAAACAGATAAATCTTAGTGTAAAAACTTTTCCACTGTGACCTAAAGCAGGCCTAGCTCACCTATTAAGTGTCTTTTACCATACATTAACTAAACCAGTTGTGTTAGGTTCTTCGTATAGGTAACTGCTGGCAGTATTCAATCCTGTCACTGTGCTGTAGTCTCAAGTTCATGGTTTAGAATGAAAGTTTGATAGTTAGTACCTGTAAAGATGTATTGCAGTTCTGTTACAGCTCTTGGCATactattttgctctttttaacaGGTCTTACATTGCTCTTCTGTAACATTTCAATGTGAAGACTCCGTTTAAGAGGGCTGTAAGTTGAGTGAAGGATGTATCTTGGTGTATAATTGGGACCCCATTTTGTCCCTcttgaaatgaaaagcagcaattGTGCCTGCGCCCAGCTCCTGCAGTTGGCTTTGCCTgtgtttttcctgttctgcagTGTCAACATGGTTGCTATGAAAACAGGCATAAACAGTAGCACACTGAGTGCCAGCTGCTGCCACCATAGTAGACAGCTCTTCATCCTTGGGTGTCCTAATAAGATAGTTTGAAATTTTGACCACCAGGTTGAAGCAGAGAAGACTGGGTTATGTgtaaaacatatataaatatatataaaatatatataaaagtatatctCCTACATGCTCAGACAAACAATTGTTTTATTCTTGTTTAGATCTGTTTAAGATCATCTTGCATTCTTTCCTTGCAGAACTTGAAATAAAGAGCAAATGCCATCATTTAGTCCAGTGGGGAGGTAGATGTGGGATTACAGAAGTAGCATACTAAAATTTGTATCTCTTGTCCTTCAGATTTTTGGGCTTCTACTTTGGTGGGGGGGATGGATGGTCACTTCTGTGCTGAAGACGATTGGAGAGAGAGGAACTGTTTTGAGGGAGGAGTGGCTAAAAAGCAACACTAAGATTTGTGCAACATTGgagtactttaaaaataactttgaataAAAATTGGTGTTTAGATACATGTTCTCCATTTAAGACCTAAATGTCAGGATGCTAATTCTGGTTCCCTCTTGAGGTCATGTGTTCATGCTGCTTCTGTAGTGGCTTCCTTCAAGACACAGCTCATGAATGTTCCTGGTAATTGGGGATGCTGGATGGTTTGGGGGGAAGGAAGCATTTTGTAAGGTGAATGAATTGTAGGATTGCAGGAAGATTATCTTGATGGGGGATGAGGTGAACCAGATAATGATTTTGTTGGGTTAAGAATAATGAGTTGAGGGAGATCATGTGAAGTATTTAAACTTGAAGAGACTTTAGCAAAACAAAGCTTGATATGCGTATTTTTAGAACTAGTCTGCTTTAAACTTGTCTTAAAAAAAGACTCTGATTTAAATGTTTAACTTCCTTGTTCTTTCTAGTTCTAAAGTCTTGTGTAACTGTTTTACAGCTTAGGGGAGTTACGGTGCTGCGACCGCAGTCTGTTTAACCTACCCCGTCCTAACCACTGCTTCGGTGGCCTGTGGCAGACTTGACTTTCTGCTCAATGAAACGCATACCTCCATTCCCCAATATGGGCAAAAGAAGCGGTTTGTACTGTCTGGGACAGGCACGTCTAGCTGATGTTTCCCTAGCATTCTAAGGATGCTTTCCAAGTTAGCCTGCTAGATATCTGGCAAGTGTCTGGTGTCTTTTAGGGAAGCCAAATgtcttaaacattttctttcatgtaaacCTGGGAGTGAAGTATGCATCCTGAGCTATAGGTGAATATATTGGAGTTGCAATTCTTGTTTCTCAGGTTTTAACTGCTATTTAAGTCATAGAAGAACTTAAATTTTCAAATGTGAAGCTAATGTGCTCTTTAAGGCCTTAGGTCTAATACTGCCTATTCTTACATTTAGCTTCTAGAATGAAGCTTGATTAGTCAACAAATGTAGTAGCTTCAAGAGAAAGCTCAACAACTACCAGGAAGAGATAGCTTGTAAAGATAAGTAGCTGGCTTTTGAGTTTAACACTGAGGAATAAGGAAGAAGGTGCATTACTGCAAGAGAACAACAGTAAGGCTGGTTAGACAATAAAGACATCCACTTTTCCCCACTCCTAAGCATTTTACAAGTTTTTGAAGTGAAGACTGGCTACAAAAACTAATTAGAGGAAAAGTTACATAGCATGCTGTTTCTTTGGCTGTTCAAAGCTGCCTTCCTCCAAGCAAAGCAGAGACAAACTTTTATTCTCTACGGTGGTTTTAGTAATCATGATCAAATGTTGCACAAGAAAGCATTGAGTTATTCAGAATTCCTGCTTGGTATTTATTGCCTTTGCCGGGAGAGCGGGCAccttctaaatctcttctcttaaTGTAGCCTTTggatgggagaggggaaggtgtTCTAATAACGTCTTTCTCCCTCAGGCAAGTAATCTGCAGCCATGAGCAGCAACGAGTGCTTCAAGTGTGGACGTACTGGCCACTGGGCTCGGGAGTGCCCTACTGGAATTGGCCGTGGTCGTGGGATGAGAAGCCGTGGCAGAGGTGACTGATTATTTGTATGGCGAGATCTCTGGCTGACTCTTCTGTATAGTGTGTAATTTTTTAGTCAGAAGTGAAGAAGTTAAGACACAATTTGGTGATAAATTTCACTAGTTTTTATCTCTGCGTAAGAATTCTGCCAGCAGCATCTGAGTGTGAAGCTAACGTGTCATTTGATTCTTGATTAACTCTTAAGAATATTCTGAATGTGATCCTTAAActtcttttctcctgtttcccATTTCAAGCAGGCTTCCAGTTCATGTCTTCGTCTCTCCCAGACATCTGTTAccgctgtggtgagtctggccatcTTGCCAAGGATTGTGATCTTCAGGAGGATGGTAAGTATCACTAAATATTCTATCTCTTCAGTCGCATGGACAGAGATCTGTGGTTGAAGAGAAGGATATAGTAATAATAACTCACTAGAAACAAGCTGTGTGTGTCCTTCATTAGAAGCATGCTACAGCTCACTCTACCAAGGTTTTATAGTCTTGTTTGGTATGTTTTTCTTATTGTGGAAGCCTGCTATAACTGCGGTAGAGGTGGCCACATTGCGAAGGACTGCAAGGAGccgaagagggagagagagcagtGCTGCTACAACTGCGGCAAACCTGGCCACCTGGCTCGTGACTGTGACCACGCAGATGAGCAGAAGTGCTATTCTTGTGGAGAGTTTGGACACATTCAAAAAGACTGCACCAAAGTGAAATGCTATAGGTAAGAACTGATGGGAGACAACTGTAAATTTTATCTTAAATAAGTACATTCTGTATATAATTTTGGTTAGGAAATGAAGCTTAAACTTGGACCACgtggtttgtttctttaaatggtTATTTACTGTTGTTCACAACGAAGTCTTAAATACTTGTTAGCGAAGTCAAGTAATAGGCTCAATGCTGAGCGTCTCTAGGTGGCCAGAACAATGCAGATGTTAAATCATTTAAGCTGTACAGGAGAAAGGGCTGTGCCTCTTCACAGAAGGTAACTGGAAGTACCTGTCTGTAGCACAAACTTAGAGTCAGGTACCCTCTGTCTGAAGCTGGAACCAACAAACTCCAGCTGTACCAGTCAGTTGACTGGCATGGCCAGCCCCGGCAGGAATATGCCCGAGATGTCTTGGTTGTAGGAACTGCGCATACAGGTGGATGTTAAATCAGTTTGAAACACCAGCTTCAAAATGCTGTCTGTTTTTTCGAATGCAGGCCTGTCCCAGAAACAGTGTGTTCCTGGGTGCTGTATTACTCACCCTCATCGACATTCCTTTCtgtgggggaaggagagagaacgCTGTGCATTTGAGTTAAAACTAATTACTCTCAAAACAAGGCTAAACTGCAGACAGAAGCATTGGAGTAGGCATAAACCCAGTGCatactaaaaaaaccaaccacgcTTCTGTATTTATGTACAGTGATTTTGGCATATACGGTGATTAATGCGAGTTGATCAGTTGGGGAACAGTTCCTGGCTCTGGTCAAGTCAGAAACTTGCCTCATGTCAAAGAATTCTGGTGTTGCATGAAATTTAAGTAGATGATGTACTTGACAGAACGGGATTGCTTTTCTGAATCACTGTTGTGGATGGTTTTGATACAATCATTTGCTTCTTTCCAGGTGTGGTGAAACTGGCCATGTAGCCATCAACTGCAGCAAGACCAGTGAAGTCAACTGCTATCGCTGCGGCGAGTCAGGGCACCTTGCACGGGAATGCACAATTGAAGCTACAGcctaattattttcctttgtcgCCCCTCCTTTTTCTGATTGATGgttgtattatttttctctgaatccTCTTCACTGGCCAAAGGTTGGCAGATAGAGGCTACTCCCAGGCCAGTGAGCTTTACTTGCCGTGTAAAAGGAGGAAAGGGGTGGAAAAATCAACTTTCTGCATTTAACtacaaaaaaatgtttatgtttagTTTGGTAGAGGTGTTATGTATAATGCTTTGTTAAAGAACCCCCTTTCCGTGCCACTGGTGAATAGGGATTGATGAGTGGGAAGAGTTGAGTCAGACCAGCAAAAACCCTCTCTGGGTTCCATGGAAGTGGTCCTatgcaggaggaaagaaattcTGGAAGTGTCTAAACTTCCTCATAACTTTAATTTTATTACAATGGCCTTGGATTGTCTGACCTCAGTAGCTGTTAACACCAAGTAATATCTGTATCAGGCCCTACCTAGAGCATATAGCTGAGTGGGAGTAAACAAACACGATGCACATGCCTGTTAATGgccatgagagagagagagagagaaatcggGAATAAACTTAAAAGTAACAGTAATTCAGTCAATGAATGTTCATGTTGGAGATACAGAACGTAATGGGAAGcttttgaataaatatttcaaagtcaATCTGAAACCCAGACATCAGTGCTCATAGCATATACAATTTGGAGCTATTCAGGAGttgcaaataaatgcattttcacagaaaTCAAGATGTTATTTTTGTATACTATATCACTTAGACAACTGAGTTTCATTTGCTTGTAATCAGTTTTTAAAGTAAGATGGTAAAAGCAATTGAAGTCCTAGAacatagaaaatgtaattttaaaactatcaataaagctggaggaggaaggggagttTGGCTAAagttccttttgtttatttttggttttcatgtACACAGtgcaaaataacattaaaaagggGTATGTGGAGGTGTAAAAGTTTAGTTTGGACTTTTCTTTTGTGCTGTCTTACATTAAGTCTCGATCTGGTAGCATCCATCCGACTGTCAATTATGCAGTGCTCCTTCCGGGCTACTGTGTGTCCCCGTATGTTCCTGTGAGTGGATGGCGTGGTCTCAGGGTGGGCTTGTCTCATCTCTGTTGGTGCTGttaaagctttttcttcagaTATCATTGAAGGCGGCACAAAAGGTGTTGAAAGCACAGCGAGTTCC
It encodes:
- the CNBP gene encoding CCHC-type zinc finger nucleic acid binding protein isoform X5 — protein: MSSNECFKCGRTGHWARECPTGIGRGRGMRSRGRGFQFMSSSLPDICYRCGESGHLAKDCDLQEDACYNCGRGGHIAKDCKEPKREREQCCYNCGKPGHLARDCDHADEQKCYSCGEFGHIQKDCTKVKCYRCGETGHVAINCSKTSEVNCYRCGESGHLARECTIEATA
- the CNBP gene encoding CCHC-type zinc finger nucleic acid binding protein isoform X1, producing the protein MSSNECFKCGRTGHWARECPTGIGRGRGMRSRGRGGFPFQAGFQFMSSSLPDICYRCGESGHLAKDCDLQEDVEACYNCGRGGHIAKDCKEPKREREQCCYNCGKPGHLARDCDHADEQKCYSCGEFGHIQKDCTKVKCYRCGETGHVAINCSKTSEVNCYRCGESGHLARECTIEATA
- the CNBP gene encoding CCHC-type zinc finger nucleic acid binding protein isoform X3, with protein sequence MSSNECFKCGRTGHWARECPTGIGRGRGMRSRGRGFQFMSSSLPDICYRCGESGHLAKDCDLQEDVEACYNCGRGGHIAKDCKEPKREREQCCYNCGKPGHLARDCDHADEQKCYSCGEFGHIQKDCTKVKCYRCGETGHVAINCSKTSEVNCYRCGESGHLARECTIEATA
- the CNBP gene encoding CCHC-type zinc finger nucleic acid binding protein isoform X2: MSSNECFKCGRTGHWARECPTGIGRGRGMRSRGRGGFPFQAGFQFMSSSLPDICYRCGESGHLAKDCDLQEDACYNCGRGGHIAKDCKEPKREREQCCYNCGKPGHLARDCDHADEQKCYSCGEFGHIQKDCTKVKCYRCGETGHVAINCSKTSEVNCYRCGESGHLARECTIEATA
- the CNBP gene encoding CCHC-type zinc finger nucleic acid binding protein isoform X4, yielding MSSNECFKCGRTGHWARECPTGIGRGRGMRSRGRAGFQFMSSSLPDICYRCGESGHLAKDCDLQEDACYNCGRGGHIAKDCKEPKREREQCCYNCGKPGHLARDCDHADEQKCYSCGEFGHIQKDCTKVKCYRCGETGHVAINCSKTSEVNCYRCGESGHLARECTIEATA
- the CNBP gene encoding CCHC-type zinc finger nucleic acid binding protein isoform X6, whose product is MSSSLPDICYRCGESGHLAKDCDLQEDACYNCGRGGHIAKDCKEPKREREQCCYNCGKPGHLARDCDHADEQKCYSCGEFGHIQKDCTKVKCYRCGETGHVAINCSKTSEVNCYRCGESGHLARECTIEATA